The proteins below are encoded in one region of Apium graveolens cultivar Ventura chromosome 4, ASM990537v1, whole genome shotgun sequence:
- the LOC141718745 gene encoding uncharacterized protein LOC141718745 yields the protein MDTQASKSAAAASYDYDNDPRWADYWGNILIPPNMAARPDVVTHFKRKFYQRYIDPELVVEAISLTAPSQTTRPSSSNPGNQARQQTSESTTRASGRHVNPASLRWDQQTIQFSLNAWVFVVAVLAVFPLLPQNLSNRAYRLSLTGTACSTLYSLYSLYGKPRAWDLEAVRDWFYMILGTKDCIYFIYSLTFVTSQLSLKFALIPILCRAIEIVAKFLRRNFGRSSLYRKYFEELCVWVESNATTISILSSQAEIGIGFLLIISLVSWYRNIVQIIMYWQLLKLMYHAPATAGNHRTTWEKIGRTVNPLVHSYAPFLSTPISTTIQRWWLR from the exons ATGGATACACAGGCGTCCAAGTCAGCCGCTGCGGCGTCGTATGACTACGACAACGATCCCAGATGGGCTGATTATTGGGGTAATATTCTTATTCCCCCTAACATGGCTGCGCGTCCTGATGTTGTTACTCACTTCAAACGCAAGTTCTATCAGCGTTACATT GATCCCGAGTTGGTGGTTGAGGCAATATCTCTTACTGCTCCTTCCCAAACAACTAGACCGTCATCATCAAATCCAGGCAATCAAGCAAGACAGCAAACCTCAG AGTCCACCACCAGAGCATCAGGCAGACACGTAAATCCAGCTTCTTTGCGCTGGGATCAACAAACAATACAATTTTCACTTAATGCCTGG GTCTTTGTTGTGGCTGTTCTGGCAGTGTTTCCTCTTTTACCTCAGAATCTTTCAAATAGGGCATATCGGCTATCCTTGACGGGCACTGCATGCTCTACTTTGTATTCTTTATACTCTCTATATGGG AAACCGAGAGCTTGGGACCTGGAAGCTGTGCGAGACTGGTTTTACATGATACTAGGAACCAAAGATTGCATCTACTTCATTTACAGCCTTACTTTTGTCACATCACAACTCAGTCTCAAAT TTGCTTTGATACCTATATTATGCCGGGCTATCGAAATTGTTGCAAAATTTCTAAGACGTAATTTTGGTCGCTCCTCCTTGTACCG AAAGTACTTTGAAGAACTCTGTGTGTGGGTGGAATCAAATGCAACTACCATAAGTATACTGTCTTCGCAAGCCGAGATTGGGATTGGATTCCTCTTAATTATTTCCCTTGTTTC GTGGTACCGCAACATAGTACAAATAATTATGTACTGGCAG CTTTTAAAACTTATGTATCATGCCCCTGCAACTGCTGGTAACCACCGAACTACGTGGGAAAAGATAGGCAGGACTGTTAATCCGTTGGTGCACAGTTATGCGCCATTCCTAAGCACTCCAATATCAACAACAATACAGAGGTGGTGGCTGAGGTAA